In Phormidium yuhuli AB48, one genomic interval encodes:
- a CDS encoding protein kinase domain-containing protein, with amino-acid sequence MIFCLNPNCSQPRNTDDASHCVTCGSRLKLRGRYRPTKPLARGGFGRTYIAVDEDRLNTFCVIKQLLPQDDGSQVTEGSYDKTISLFYQEATQLSKLGEHPHIPTLFAFFEEDGRLYLVQEYVDGQTLWHEMERSGAFSETKIREILVQLLPVLRYVHQNKVIHRDITPVNILRRNRDGKLMLIDFGVSKQLTKTALAEPGTKVGTMGYAPLEQLRSGQAYPASDIYSLGVTCLQLLTNTRPDVLFDPMKGWRWREKLAEQEISLSPRLGAILDKMTQERLQERYQSVDEIIRDFKPPASKPPSRQAKQRKTAAAAGSDYAPVSAPQTKPANASLPPTNIEAPSSQSPRRSMPPLPPKPPSMTPVPSGRVFPTSSSRFQDITPISHRPPLPKTRGWHCAYTLPALTSLVSCVAIYERLPAGKPLSSKTGRPTLPWIVGGGLDNTVFVWNLQTGQLQYALDRHRRPVNAVAISPDGKVLASGGDDATVKLWNLETGELLDSLGGHLRGVTSLAFAGDGSYLISGSKDRTLQIWKPGQSETSGVLRTPSGSIKAIALSPDGRWLVSGGLDNKIYVWNLGDRQLLHTLTGHLGSVLSVAISRDNQFLASGSKDRTIKLWDLQSGTEVCTLANHLWDVNDVAFGLHEDMLISASSDKTIKIWSIRDRRVCDTLSGHMGAVHGIAVAQRSRTIVSGSWDKTIKIWCWHQ; translated from the coding sequence ATGATCTTCTGCCTTAATCCCAACTGCTCGCAGCCCCGAAATACAGATGATGCCAGTCACTGTGTCACCTGTGGGTCTCGCCTCAAACTCCGGGGGCGCTACCGTCCGACGAAACCATTAGCTAGAGGGGGATTTGGTAGAACCTACATTGCGGTGGATGAGGATCGTCTCAATACCTTCTGTGTCATTAAACAACTCTTACCTCAAGATGATGGGAGCCAGGTGACCGAAGGCAGTTACGACAAAACGATTTCCCTGTTCTATCAAGAAGCCACCCAACTCTCCAAATTGGGAGAACATCCCCATATTCCCACCTTATTCGCCTTTTTTGAAGAAGATGGACGGCTGTATCTAGTCCAGGAATATGTAGATGGCCAGACCCTGTGGCATGAGATGGAGCGTTCGGGAGCCTTTAGTGAAACGAAAATTCGGGAAATTTTAGTGCAACTACTGCCCGTGTTACGGTATGTCCATCAAAACAAGGTTATCCATCGGGACATCACGCCGGTCAACATTTTGCGACGCAATCGTGATGGCAAACTGATGTTAATTGACTTTGGCGTCTCGAAGCAGTTGACCAAAACGGCTCTAGCGGAACCCGGAACCAAAGTGGGAACCATGGGCTATGCTCCCCTAGAGCAGTTACGCAGCGGTCAGGCTTACCCGGCAAGTGATATTTATAGTCTGGGGGTGACCTGTCTGCAATTACTGACCAATACTCGTCCTGATGTATTGTTTGATCCGATGAAGGGTTGGCGCTGGCGGGAGAAGTTAGCAGAACAAGAGATTTCTCTGAGTCCTCGTTTGGGGGCAATTTTGGACAAGATGACTCAGGAGCGACTGCAAGAGCGTTATCAATCAGTGGATGAGATTATCCGAGATTTTAAACCTCCCGCCAGCAAACCCCCGAGCCGTCAGGCCAAACAGCGAAAAACGGCGGCAGCGGCGGGGTCTGACTACGCTCCAGTCTCGGCTCCCCAAACTAAGCCAGCTAACGCCTCTCTCCCTCCCACCAATATTGAGGCCCCCTCCTCTCAGTCGCCTCGGCGTTCCATGCCACCCTTACCGCCGAAACCCCCCTCGATGACACCGGTTCCCTCGGGACGAGTTTTTCCCACGTCTAGTAGTCGGTTTCAGGATATAACTCCGATTTCTCACCGGCCGCCTTTGCCGAAAACCCGAGGTTGGCATTGTGCTTACACCTTGCCAGCGTTAACCTCATTGGTCAGTTGTGTCGCGATTTATGAACGACTCCCGGCAGGTAAACCCCTCTCTAGTAAGACCGGTCGACCAACGTTACCCTGGATTGTCGGCGGTGGTCTGGATAATACGGTGTTTGTTTGGAATTTGCAGACGGGTCAACTTCAGTATGCCCTCGATCGCCATCGTCGGCCGGTGAATGCGGTGGCCATTAGTCCCGATGGTAAGGTTCTCGCGAGTGGCGGGGATGATGCGACGGTGAAGTTATGGAATCTAGAGACAGGAGAACTCCTTGATAGTCTGGGAGGGCATTTACGGGGGGTGACGTCCCTGGCCTTCGCGGGAGATGGCTCTTATCTGATTAGTGGTAGCAAGGATCGCACCCTTCAGATCTGGAAACCCGGTCAGAGTGAGACGAGCGGGGTTTTACGAACGCCATCAGGGAGTATTAAGGCGATCGCCCTGTCCCCCGATGGACGCTGGTTGGTGAGCGGGGGTCTGGATAATAAGATTTATGTCTGGAACTTGGGCGATCGCCAGTTGCTGCATACTCTGACGGGCCATTTGGGATCGGTTCTATCGGTGGCAATTTCTAGGGATAATCAGTTTTTGGCCAGTGGGAGTAAGGATCGCACCATTAAGCTCTGGGATCTTCAATCGGGAACAGAAGTCTGTACTCTCGCGAACCACCTTTGGGATGTTAACGATGTGGCCTTTGGTTTGCATGAGGATATGTTGATTTCGGCCAGTAGTGACAAAACCATCAAAATCTGGAGTATCCGCGATCGCCGGGTCTGTGATACGCTCTCGGGCCATATGGGGGCTGTACATGGAATTGCCGTGGCTCAACGAAGTCGGACCATTGTCTCCGGGAGTTGGGATAAAACCATCAAAATTTGGTGCTGGCATCAATAA
- a CDS encoding alkene reductase: MSSKLLSELSLNGLPLKNRVVMASLTRSRAGVERMANPLMAKYYQQRASAGLILSEATVISRQGIGWQQSPGIYSPEQAQAWKQVVDSVHEQGTPIFLQLWHCGRASHTEFHPELGLPVAPSAIAISGDSIHTPKGKQPYETPRPLETEEIPQIVNDYRQGAEYAKQAGFDGVEVHAANGYLIDQFLQSKTNQRQDNYGGSLENRYRFLQEILEAVTTVYPSNRVGVKLSPNGNFNDVGSPDYRETFLYVGQQLNAYNLAYLQVVDGLDFGFHDLGDPMTLAEFRGVFEGPLMGNCGYNQDKAEAALVRGDADCISFGRPFISNPDLVERFAQGWPLTPADDMSGWYAFDAKGYTDFPPYQEA, from the coding sequence ATGTCAAGCAAGCTTTTATCTGAATTAAGCCTGAATGGATTGCCCTTAAAAAATCGGGTCGTGATGGCATCCTTGACGCGATCGCGCGCTGGTGTAGAACGCATGGCAAACCCCCTGATGGCTAAATATTATCAGCAACGGGCCTCAGCCGGGTTAATCCTCAGCGAAGCCACGGTCATCTCCCGTCAAGGCATCGGTTGGCAACAGTCCCCAGGAATCTATAGCCCCGAACAAGCCCAAGCCTGGAAACAGGTCGTCGATAGCGTTCACGAACAGGGAACCCCCATTTTCCTGCAACTCTGGCATTGTGGCCGTGCCTCCCATACAGAGTTTCACCCCGAGTTAGGCTTACCGGTAGCCCCCTCGGCGATCGCCATTAGCGGAGATAGTATCCATACCCCCAAGGGCAAACAACCCTACGAAACTCCTCGCCCCTTAGAAACGGAAGAAATCCCTCAAATTGTCAATGATTATCGTCAGGGGGCTGAGTATGCCAAACAGGCGGGATTTGATGGGGTCGAAGTTCACGCTGCCAATGGATATCTCATCGACCAGTTTTTACAGTCTAAAACCAATCAGCGCCAAGATAACTATGGTGGAAGTCTAGAAAATCGCTATCGTTTCTTACAAGAAATTTTAGAAGCGGTGACCACGGTCTATCCCAGTAATCGAGTGGGCGTTAAACTATCCCCCAATGGGAACTTTAACGATGTTGGCTCCCCGGACTACCGAGAGACATTTCTCTATGTCGGCCAACAACTCAATGCTTACAATCTCGCCTATCTCCAAGTGGTCGATGGCTTAGACTTTGGCTTTCATGACTTGGGCGACCCCATGACCCTGGCCGAGTTTCGCGGAGTGTTCGAGGGTCCTTTGATGGGCAACTGTGGTTACAATCAAGACAAAGCGGAAGCCGCACTGGTCAGAGGAGATGCCGATTGTATTTCCTTCGGCCGACCCTTTATTAGCAATCCGGATCTCGTGGAACGCTTTGCCCAGGGTTGGCCCCTCACCCCAGCCGATGATATGTCCGGTTGGTATGCCTTTGATGCCAAAGGCTACACCGACTTTCCCCCCTATCAAGAGGCTTAA
- the msrP gene encoding protein-methionine-sulfoxide reductase catalytic subunit MsrP: protein MFIHIPKPWTLPASDVTSETVFWNRRRFLKSAIAASVGVSTLGLSGCRSSDDSDLDSLAGTRSLKPLSRNPQFTTTELGDRTITPRRLTAEYNNFYEFGGNKSIWKAAQALPTDSWKVEVGGLVKNPQTYDLDDLKRKFPTEERIYRFRCVEAWSMVVPWAGFPMRLLLEDVDPLSRAKFVRFTSYYDSEVVPGPGWRPNSLPWPYTEGLTIEEMANDLAFFATGAYGETLPKQNGAPIRMVMPWKYGFKGAKSIVKIEFVEEQPATYWNSLIPNEYGFVANVNPDKPHPRWSQAQERLVSRGPSFSWETVPTLHYNGYGEFVAHLYG from the coding sequence GTGTTTATTCATATCCCTAAACCCTGGACCCTTCCCGCCTCTGATGTGACCTCCGAGACGGTGTTTTGGAATCGTCGCCGCTTTCTCAAGAGTGCGATCGCCGCTTCAGTGGGGGTTAGTACCCTCGGCTTGAGTGGCTGTCGTAGTTCCGATGACTCAGACCTCGATTCCCTGGCGGGGACGAGATCCTTAAAACCCTTATCTCGCAATCCTCAGTTTACGACCACCGAGTTGGGCGATCGCACCATTACCCCCCGTCGCTTAACCGCCGAATACAACAACTTCTACGAATTTGGGGGCAACAAATCCATCTGGAAAGCGGCCCAGGCCCTACCGACGGACTCTTGGAAAGTCGAGGTGGGGGGACTGGTCAAAAATCCCCAAACTTACGATCTCGATGACTTAAAACGCAAGTTTCCCACGGAAGAGCGCATTTATCGTTTCCGCTGTGTGGAGGCTTGGTCAATGGTCGTTCCTTGGGCCGGCTTTCCCATGCGGTTACTCCTAGAGGATGTGGACCCCCTCAGCCGTGCCAAGTTTGTCCGCTTCACCTCCTACTATGATTCTGAGGTGGTTCCGGGCCCCGGTTGGCGGCCCAATAGCCTCCCTTGGCCCTATACCGAAGGCTTAACCATTGAAGAGATGGCCAACGACCTAGCCTTTTTTGCCACAGGGGCCTATGGGGAAACTCTCCCGAAACAAAATGGGGCTCCCATCCGCATGGTAATGCCTTGGAAATACGGCTTTAAGGGGGCTAAGTCAATTGTCAAAATTGAGTTTGTCGAGGAACAGCCCGCCACCTACTGGAATAGCCTCATCCCCAATGAATATGGTTTTGTGGCCAACGTCAATCCAGATAAACCCCATCCTCGCTGGTCTCAAGCTCAAGAACGCTTAGTGAGTCGGGGGCCGTCCTTCTCTTGGGAGACCGTTCCCACGCTCCATTACAATGGCTATGGCGAATTTGTGGCTCATCTCTATGGCTGA
- a CDS encoding HAD family hydrolase — protein sequence MKSTLFALDFDGVLCNGLIEYFQTAWRAYCQVWSPSVITPPEDLAASFYRLRPVVETGWEMPVVLRSRLLGYSEQEILEDWRRVCQTVVEDEQLNSSELANAVDGVRDRWIRENVDNWLSLHRFYPGVIEQLNHLQALEIPWVIITTKEGRFVRALLAGQGIEFQRNQLFGKEVKLPKYEILRRLLNETPYSEIIFIEDRLNTLYSVAEYDDLRAVQLYLADWGYNTESMREMAEQDERIKVISLEQFEALIVNYS from the coding sequence ATGAAATCAACCCTTTTTGCTCTAGACTTTGATGGTGTTCTCTGCAACGGTCTGATTGAATATTTCCAAACGGCCTGGCGAGCCTACTGTCAAGTTTGGTCTCCTAGCGTAATCACCCCCCCCGAGGATCTCGCAGCCAGTTTTTATCGCTTGCGTCCGGTGGTGGAAACGGGTTGGGAAATGCCGGTTGTTCTGCGATCGCGCCTGTTGGGCTATTCTGAGCAGGAGATTTTAGAGGATTGGCGACGGGTTTGTCAGACGGTGGTTGAGGATGAACAGCTTAATTCCAGCGAATTGGCGAATGCGGTAGATGGGGTTCGCGATCGCTGGATTCGTGAAAATGTCGATAACTGGTTGAGTCTGCACCGCTTTTATCCGGGGGTCATTGAACAGTTAAATCATTTACAAGCCTTGGAAATTCCCTGGGTCATCATTACGACCAAAGAAGGACGATTTGTTCGCGCTCTTTTAGCCGGTCAAGGGATTGAATTCCAGCGAAATCAGTTGTTTGGTAAAGAGGTCAAACTTCCAAAATATGAAATTTTACGCAGACTGCTCAATGAAACGCCCTATTCTGAGATCATTTTTATTGAGGATAGACTTAATACTCTCTATTCAGTTGCCGAATATGATGATTTAAGAGCTGTGCAGCTTTATTTGGCTGATTGGGGGTATAATACAGAGTCGATGCGAGAAATGGCTGAACAAGATGAGCGAATCAAGGTGATTTCGTTGGAGCAATTTGAAGCCTTAATTGTTAATTACAGCTAA
- a CDS encoding DUF4079 domain-containing protein, whose product MIPFDITLASALGEQVSDLLEPIAAQFRSLNIPAPITHWGHPVMMGIVALAMGSATALTGWKGRLAEDKEESQKNRSAHSKISKFMAFFMMLGYTGGVLSLVMQQQPILESPHFWTGSMVVALLVLQSLTSFKGFWGTANLRLVHAYIGSSLMVLLVVHAILGIRLGLSI is encoded by the coding sequence ATGATACCCTTTGACATCACATTGGCCAGCGCCTTGGGTGAACAGGTCAGTGACCTGTTAGAACCCATTGCCGCTCAGTTTCGTAGTTTGAATATCCCTGCCCCTATCACCCATTGGGGCCATCCCGTCATGATGGGGATTGTGGCCCTGGCGATGGGCAGTGCGACGGCATTAACCGGTTGGAAAGGCCGCTTAGCTGAGGATAAAGAGGAGTCTCAGAAAAATCGCTCCGCCCATAGTAAAATCTCCAAATTCATGGCATTTTTCATGATGTTGGGCTACACCGGTGGGGTTCTCTCTCTGGTGATGCAACAGCAGCCGATTCTGGAAAGTCCCCACTTTTGGACCGGATCGATGGTGGTGGCGTTACTGGTGTTGCAGAGTCTTACCTCCTTTAAGGGGTTTTGGGGAACGGCTAACTTACGACTGGTTCACGCTTATATTGGCAGTAGCTTGATGGTCTTGTTGGTAGTTCACGCGATTCTCGGGATTCGCTTGGGCCTCTCGATTTAG
- a CDS encoding ComEC/Rec2 family competence protein, whose amino-acid sequence MHRTSSVILCLAYLLGVSLARVPGIAYVWLLAAGVLALAMPRIWRKGPRGGVWFVAGLVGFLATVYLQGVIPKPAADDIARYANHDVTVQGRVMTQPTLNRNDRLRFVLAADRLLEVDLDGDVGEISLPEPVSGQLYVTVSPEMAEGVHPGRDLRLTGWLYEPQAPRNPTGFDFRQFLARQGIFAGLRVDIVHLDTAMETSGWGWWRLRDRIVRTHEQGLGVPQGPLVSAMVLGRQAVSLPHEIRDRFIDVGLAHVLAASGFHVSLILGAVLGISRRWGDRPKLLLGLLTLLVYVGLVGFQPSVLRAAVMGGAGLLGLALERRVNPLGALLLAAVLLLLLNPLWIEELGFQLSFLATLGLLVTVPALVKRLDWCPPRFSPMLAVPVAAMIWTLPLQLGVFGQMPTYSILANILATPFLVVVTLGGFISAIAALISPELGAILAWSLGYPVQGLLGLVTWISHLPQGAIVVQPLQLWQVLGLYGLIAGVWALHHWRYRYRLGLYGAATALGLVLLLLPGTLAKANLLRVTVLATRGEPAIALQQGWHTSLISGGDLQITRYAVLPFLQQEGVGRLQAAIATSSVGEGWDLLLNQVQPQELYRLSDVGLAGEDGGTFLAPGMELTQEGMRIQSQSNRPPVLRLQVGDRTWLILGNLSEDQQQSLLQRDRLSSVDYLVFFGPELDGEFLDQLRPSVLIIPSPLRAGQQQQISQLGIQILNLTEVGAVQWTPQQGLQGLLQTTPSRRDLS is encoded by the coding sequence GTGCATCGAACCTCAAGTGTTATTCTCTGTTTGGCCTATCTCCTCGGTGTCTCTCTAGCGAGAGTGCCGGGGATTGCTTATGTCTGGCTGCTGGCGGCGGGAGTTTTGGCCCTGGCGATGCCTCGGATTTGGCGTAAAGGCCCCCGGGGTGGGGTCTGGTTTGTGGCGGGGCTGGTGGGATTTTTGGCTACGGTGTATCTGCAAGGGGTCATTCCTAAACCGGCGGCAGATGATATCGCCCGATATGCGAATCACGATGTCACGGTTCAGGGACGGGTGATGACTCAGCCAACGCTGAACCGTAATGACCGACTGCGGTTTGTCTTGGCGGCCGATCGCCTGCTGGAGGTGGACTTAGATGGGGATGTGGGGGAAATCTCTCTGCCGGAACCGGTATCTGGACAACTCTATGTCACGGTGTCCCCGGAGATGGCGGAGGGGGTACATCCTGGGCGTGATCTGCGTTTGACGGGCTGGCTTTATGAACCGCAAGCGCCGCGAAATCCCACGGGATTCGACTTTAGGCAGTTTTTGGCGCGACAAGGCATTTTTGCGGGATTGCGGGTAGATATCGTCCATCTAGACACGGCAATGGAGACATCTGGCTGGGGTTGGTGGCGTTTGCGCGATCGCATTGTCAGAACCCATGAACAGGGCCTCGGGGTTCCCCAGGGGCCCTTGGTGAGTGCCATGGTTTTGGGGCGACAGGCGGTGAGTTTACCCCATGAGATTCGCGATCGCTTTATTGATGTGGGGTTGGCCCATGTCTTGGCAGCATCAGGGTTTCATGTGTCTCTGATTTTGGGGGCGGTGTTGGGCATTAGCCGCCGCTGGGGCGATCGCCCGAAACTACTCCTGGGACTCCTAACCCTGTTGGTGTATGTGGGTTTGGTGGGCTTCCAACCGTCGGTGTTACGGGCGGCCGTGATGGGTGGGGCCGGTTTGTTGGGGTTGGCCCTGGAACGACGGGTGAATCCTCTGGGGGCGTTGTTGTTGGCGGCGGTGTTGTTACTGCTGCTGAATCCTCTCTGGATTGAGGAGTTGGGCTTTCAGTTGAGTTTTTTAGCCACCTTGGGTTTGTTGGTGACGGTTCCGGCCTTGGTGAAACGTCTGGATTGGTGTCCGCCAAGATTTTCGCCCATGTTGGCAGTTCCTGTGGCGGCGATGATTTGGACGTTACCGTTGCAGTTGGGGGTGTTTGGCCAAATGCCCACCTATAGTATTTTGGCGAATATTTTGGCAACGCCGTTTTTGGTGGTGGTGACCTTGGGGGGCTTTATTAGTGCGATCGCCGCCCTGATTAGTCCCGAGTTGGGGGCAATTTTAGCTTGGAGTTTAGGCTATCCGGTTCAGGGGTTGTTGGGATTAGTGACTTGGATCTCGCACCTTCCTCAGGGGGCGATTGTGGTGCAACCGCTACAACTGTGGCAAGTTTTGGGGCTATATGGGTTAATAGCCGGGGTTTGGGCGTTGCATCACTGGCGGTATCGTTATCGCCTTGGTTTGTATGGGGCCGCCACGGCCCTGGGACTGGTCTTGCTGTTGCTTCCGGGGACGTTGGCGAAGGCGAATCTCTTGCGGGTGACGGTTTTGGCGACGAGAGGGGAACCGGCGATCGCCCTGCAACAGGGTTGGCATACCAGTCTCATCTCGGGGGGCGATCTTCAAATTACCCGCTATGCAGTGTTACCCTTTCTACAACAGGAGGGGGTGGGCCGTTTGCAGGCGGCGATCGCCACCTCGTCGGTGGGGGAAGGTTGGGATCTCCTACTCAATCAAGTCCAGCCCCAAGAACTCTATCGTCTCTCGGATGTGGGACTGGCGGGGGAAGATGGGGGAACCTTCCTGGCCCCAGGGATGGAACTGACTCAGGAGGGGATGCGGATACAGAGTCAGTCCAATCGGCCCCCTGTTCTCCGCTTGCAGGTGGGCGATCGCACTTGGTTGATTCTGGGCAATCTCTCGGAGGATCAACAACAGTCGCTGCTGCAACGCGATCGCCTCAGTTCGGTGGATTATTTAGTCTTTTTTGGTCCCGAACTGGATGGGGAGTTTCTCGATCAGCTTCGTCCTAGCGTGCTCATTATCCCCTCCCCGTTGAGGGCTGGCCAACAGCAACAAATCAGCCAATTAGGAATCCAAATTCTCAACCTGACCGAAGTAGGGGCAGTCCAATGGACTCCTCAACAGGGGCTACAGGGACTTTTGCAGACCACTCCCTCCCGACGGGATTTATCTTAA